The Streptomyces sp. 135 sequence GTGGCTCGCCCTGATCGTGGTCGCCACCTGGATCCTGCTGCGCACCCGCGTCGGCAACTGGATCTTCGCGGTCGGCGGCGGCGAGGACGCGGCCCGCGCGGTCGGCGTCCCGGTCGCCGCCACCAAGATCGGCCTCTACATGGGCGTCGCCTTCGGCGCCTGGATCTCCGGCCAGCACCTGCTGTTCAGTTACGACACCGTGCAGTCCGGCGAGGGCGTCGGCAACGAACTGATCTACATCGTCGCGGCCGTCATCGGCGGCTGCCTCATCACCGGTGGCTACGGCTCCGCGGTCGGCGCGGCCGTCGGCGCGCTGATCTTCGGCATGGTCAGCAAGGGCATCGTCTTCGCCGAGTGGGACTCCGACTGGTTCAAGTTCTTCCTCGGCGTGATGCTGCTCCTGGCCACCCTGCTCAACCACTGGGTCCGCAAGCGGGCGGAGGCGACGAAGTGACCACGGACATCACGAAGACGGACGCGGCCCCCGAGGACGGGCGCACGCCGCTCGTCGAGCTCGCCGACGTCAGTAAGTACTACGGCAACATCCGCGCCCTGGAGGGCGTCTCCCTGGAAGTGCACGCGGGGGAAATCTCCTGCGTGCTCGGCGACAACGGCGCCGGCAAGTCCACCCTCATCAAGATCATCGCGGGTCTGCACCGGCACGACGCGGGCGCCTTCCGCATCGAGGGCGAGGACACGCGGCTCGGCTCGCCGCGCGAGGCCCTCGACCTCGGCATCGCCACGGTCTACCAGGACCTCGCCGTGGTCCCCCTGATGCCGGTCTGGCGGAACTTCTTCCTCGGCTCCGAGCCGACGAAGGGCGTCGGCCCCTTCAAGCGCCTGGACGTCGACTTCATGCGGGAGACG is a genomic window containing:
- a CDS encoding ATP-binding cassette domain-containing protein, yielding MTTDITKTDAAPEDGRTPLVELADVSKYYGNIRALEGVSLEVHAGEISCVLGDNGAGKSTLIKIIAGLHRHDAGAFRIEGEDTRLGSPREALDLGIATVYQDLAVVPLMPVWRNFFLGSEPTKGVGPFKRLDVDFMRETTRAELLRMGIDLRDVDQPIGTLSGGERQCVAIARAVYFGAKVLVLDEPTAALGVKQSGVVLKYVAAARDQGLGVVLITHNPHHAYLVGNRFVLLKRGVMSGSYARDEISLDDLTREMAGGSELDDLRHELEGREAP